A stretch of the Acidilobus sp. 7A genome encodes the following:
- the glyA gene encoding serine hydroxymethyltransferase encodes MIDRESFIKIFELTNTQNQWRLKETINLIASENVMSPAAMTVYINDFMHRYAEGKPFKRHYQGTKYIDELEVLADKLMGDLMETEMVDLRPVSGTIANAAVFRVLAQPGEQAVIAPVQAGAHVSHTKFGTLGALGINQVELPYDEEKMNVDIDRAVKVIEQVKPKFAVLGGSVYLFPHPVKEIADAVHSVNGKLIYDAAHVLGLIVGKAWENPLKHGADAVTASTHKTFPGPQGGVIAFSDEALYKEVGKTIFPWFVSSHHLHRIPATAVVALEMKEFGHDYAEQIIRNAKRLAEALAERGFAVLGEHMGYTMSHQVLVDVSKQGGGAKVAKELEDANIILNKNLLPHDPPDAVKNPSGLRIGVQEMTRFGMKEREMEQIADFIERVVIKGEDPLKVREEVKAFRSQFTKIRYAYTLEDLKGISYTDVVRLLE; translated from the coding sequence TTGATAGATAGGGAGTCCTTTATTAAGATCTTTGAGTTGACGAACACCCAGAACCAGTGGAGGCTAAAGGAGACTATAAATCTGATAGCCAGCGAGAACGTCATGAGCCCAGCAGCGATGACTGTCTACATAAACGACTTCATGCACAGGTACGCTGAGGGAAAGCCGTTCAAGAGACACTACCAGGGAACTAAATACATAGACGAGCTGGAGGTGCTGGCCGACAAGCTCATGGGGGACCTGATGGAGACAGAGATGGTAGACCTTAGACCTGTGAGCGGCACCATAGCTAACGCGGCAGTCTTCAGGGTGCTCGCCCAACCCGGCGAGCAGGCAGTTATAGCTCCAGTGCAGGCAGGGGCCCACGTGAGCCACACAAAGTTCGGCACCCTGGGCGCGCTTGGAATTAACCAGGTAGAGCTTCCCTATGACGAGGAGAAAATGAACGTTGACATAGATAGGGCTGTCAAGGTTATAGAACAGGTCAAGCCGAAGTTCGCTGTGCTAGGCGGGAGCGTCTACCTGTTCCCACACCCTGTCAAGGAAATAGCGGATGCTGTGCACTCAGTCAATGGGAAGCTCATATATGACGCGGCCCACGTGCTCGGCCTCATAGTAGGAAAGGCCTGGGAAAACCCACTGAAGCATGGGGCTGACGCGGTCACCGCCTCAACACACAAGACGTTCCCAGGGCCACAGGGCGGCGTGATAGCCTTCTCCGATGAGGCCCTCTACAAGGAGGTGGGTAAGACTATATTCCCCTGGTTTGTGAGCAGCCATCACCTTCACAGGATACCAGCCACGGCAGTTGTTGCCCTTGAGATGAAGGAGTTTGGACATGACTACGCTGAGCAGATAATAAGGAACGCGAAGAGGCTCGCAGAGGCCCTGGCTGAAAGGGGCTTCGCCGTGCTGGGCGAGCACATGGGCTACACTATGAGCCACCAGGTCCTCGTAGACGTCTCGAAGCAGGGCGGTGGCGCCAAGGTGGCCAAGGAGCTCGAGGACGCCAACATAATACTTAACAAGAACCTTCTGCCGCACGACCCACCGGATGCCGTGAAGAACCCGAGCGGGCTTAGGATAGGCGTCCAGGAGATGACCAGGTTTGGCATGAAGGAGCGGGAGATGGAGCAGATAGCGGACTTCATAGAGAGGGTAGTTATAAAGGGCGAGGACCCCCTGAAGGTGAGGGAGGAGGTTAAGGCTTTCAGGTCGCAGTTCACCAAGATACGCTATGCCTACACGCTGGAGGACCTTAAGGGCATATCCTACACAGATGTCGTAAGGCTTTTAGAGTAA
- a CDS encoding ABC transporter ATP-binding protein, which produces MPLLKVENLKIYFHMPRGNVKAVDGVDVEIDEGEIVGVAGESGSGKSTLALGIMRLIVPPGFIEGGNIYFEGKEILHIPEKVFNSEYRWKRIAMVFQGSMNGFTPVFKIRDQIKEVLEVHNYSGDPDQRVNELMKMVNLDPSIADRYPHELSGGQKQRAFIAMALALNPKLLLADEPTTALDVITQTHIINLLKQLKKELGLSILFITHDLALMSMLADRIYVMYAGEIVEEATIENIVKNAKHPYTQLLMEAVADIRKDYIKGIPGSMPDLANLPPGCRFHPRCPFVMDICKKEEPKLRVVGSNKVACWLYQG; this is translated from the coding sequence ATGCCGTTGCTTAAAGTGGAGAACCTCAAAATATACTTTCACATGCCTAGAGGCAACGTTAAAGCTGTGGACGGCGTTGACGTTGAGATAGACGAGGGCGAGATCGTAGGTGTTGCTGGCGAGAGCGGCAGCGGCAAGAGCACGTTGGCCCTCGGTATAATGAGACTCATAGTGCCCCCAGGTTTTATAGAGGGGGGCAACATATACTTTGAGGGCAAGGAGATTCTTCACATCCCTGAGAAGGTCTTCAACTCCGAGTACAGGTGGAAGAGGATAGCCATGGTGTTCCAGGGCTCAATGAATGGCTTCACGCCAGTCTTCAAGATAAGGGACCAGATCAAGGAGGTTCTTGAAGTTCACAACTACAGTGGCGACCCCGACCAGCGCGTCAACGAGCTTATGAAGATGGTTAACCTAGACCCCTCAATAGCTGACAGGTACCCTCACGAGCTGAGCGGCGGGCAGAAGCAGAGGGCATTCATAGCCATGGCACTCGCGCTCAATCCGAAGCTTCTGCTGGCCGACGAGCCTACAACGGCCTTAGACGTCATAACACAAACTCATATAATAAACCTTCTGAAGCAGCTTAAGAAGGAGCTGGGCTTATCTATACTCTTCATAACTCATGACCTGGCCCTCATGTCAATGCTGGCCGATAGGATATACGTAATGTACGCAGGCGAGATAGTTGAGGAGGCAACCATCGAGAACATAGTGAAGAACGCCAAGCACCCGTACACGCAGCTCCTAATGGAGGCCGTGGCTGACATAAGAAAGGACTACATTAAGGGCATACCGGGCTCGATGCCAGATCTGGCCAACTTGCCGCCGGGTTGCAGGTTCCACCCGAGGTGCCCCTTCGTCATGGACATATGCAAGAAGGAGGAGCCGAAGCTCAGGGTTGTTGGGAGCAACAAGGTGGCGTGTTGGCTTTACCAGGGGTGA
- a CDS encoding ABC transporter ATP-binding protein, whose translation MAGEVLIETRDLKVYFQKGGLMTKKSYVKAVDGVSIQIRRGEILGLVGESGSGKTTLGRTTIGLQQPTSGQVIYYDSSSRSHEITPKRITKELRRKLQMVYQDPFSSIDPYMRVYDALRQPLYYAGVKDPAEAREIIYKAFDEVGLPHDLLSNFVFQLSGGQRQRVAIARALMLNPEYLVADEPVTMLDASLKGLIVEDLRRINGERGISILFITHELPVAKVIAHRIAIMYLGKIVELGPTKKVVENPLHPYTQALLQAYPKLDPSLRDQIIKVNVKELELVVPKSGCRFHPRCPFVMDRCKNEEPQLKMVEPDHYVACFLY comes from the coding sequence GTGGCGGGGGAAGTCCTTATCGAGACGCGGGACCTGAAGGTTTACTTCCAGAAAGGCGGCCTCATGACAAAGAAGAGCTACGTCAAGGCAGTTGACGGTGTGAGCATACAGATACGCAGGGGCGAGATACTGGGTCTCGTGGGTGAGAGCGGCAGCGGCAAGACAACGCTTGGACGCACCACGATAGGGCTCCAGCAGCCTACCTCTGGACAGGTCATATACTATGACAGCAGCAGCAGGTCACACGAGATAACTCCAAAGAGGATCACGAAGGAGCTCAGGAGGAAGCTTCAGATGGTCTACCAGGACCCGTTCTCGTCAATAGATCCATATATGAGGGTCTACGACGCGCTCAGGCAACCCCTGTACTACGCCGGGGTGAAGGATCCAGCTGAGGCCAGGGAGATAATATATAAGGCCTTTGACGAGGTCGGGCTCCCGCACGACCTGCTTAGCAACTTCGTCTTCCAGCTCAGCGGCGGCCAGAGGCAGAGGGTGGCCATAGCCAGGGCTCTCATGCTTAACCCTGAGTACCTGGTCGCAGACGAGCCCGTCACAATGCTCGACGCGTCCCTTAAGGGACTGATAGTTGAGGACCTGAGGAGAATAAACGGCGAGAGGGGCATATCTATACTCTTCATAACCCACGAGCTGCCGGTAGCGAAGGTCATAGCGCACAGGATAGCGATAATGTACCTTGGTAAGATAGTGGAGCTCGGGCCCACGAAGAAGGTTGTTGAGAACCCGCTTCACCCATATACACAGGCCCTCCTTCAGGCCTACCCTAAGCTCGACCCGAGCCTCAGGGATCAGATTATTAAGGTTAACGTGAAGGAGCTGGAGCTCGTGGTGCCTAAGAGCGGTTGCAGGTTCCACCCGAGGTGCCCCTTCGTCATGGACAGGTGCAAGAATGAGGAACCTCAGCTTAAGATGGTGGAGCCTGATCACTATGTGGCCTGTTTCCTCTATTGA
- a CDS encoding CdvA-like protein, whose translation MPSPKVDEVSKFIGSQVFDDFNRSLGTLIAVESDIDGRITSIIVKPEDLPLQVIEGERVKVSDDKVYVTSEWKFEVLQIIEELDRAYKRRKALESINSRNDLPALVVEPMKRKLEDDIKALKLKADEVRKRVEARIGEIDDESLKLARAVATIGISYFSGEVGERAYTQSMNHLRKLQESLSEEKKAAKDLVDKLDKVVQLASEGEVQKAPVQQTASTTPAPQSAPSGQQQTMVVKIEA comes from the coding sequence ATGCCCTCGCCTAAGGTCGACGAGGTCTCAAAGTTCATAGGTTCTCAGGTCTTTGATGACTTTAACAGGAGCCTTGGAACGCTGATAGCCGTCGAGAGCGACATAGACGGCAGGATCACCTCAATAATAGTAAAGCCCGAGGACCTGCCGCTCCAGGTGATAGAGGGGGAGAGAGTAAAGGTCAGTGACGACAAGGTCTACGTGACGTCCGAGTGGAAGTTTGAGGTACTTCAGATCATAGAGGAGCTTGACAGAGCCTACAAGAGGAGGAAGGCCCTTGAGTCTATAAACAGCAGAAATGATCTGCCAGCACTTGTCGTTGAGCCCATGAAGAGGAAGCTGGAGGATGACATAAAGGCTCTCAAGCTCAAGGCCGACGAGGTGAGGAAGAGGGTCGAGGCCAGGATAGGCGAGATAGACGACGAGAGCCTTAAGCTCGCCAGGGCCGTTGCTACCATAGGCATCTCCTACTTCAGCGGCGAGGTCGGCGAGAGGGCCTACACGCAGAGCATGAATCACCTGAGGAAGCTGCAGGAGAGCCTAAGCGAGGAGAAGAAAGCGGCCAAGGACCTCGTAGACAAGCTCGACAAGGTGGTGCAGCTGGCCAGCGAGGGCGAGGTCCAGAAGGCGCCCGTCCAGCAGACGGCGTCGACTACCCCAGCCCCGCAGAGCGCGCCCAGCGGGCAGCAACAAACCATGGTCGTGAAGATAGAGGCCTGA
- a CDS encoding Snf7 family protein has translation MSGIESWSKRWNEEPKRETIAEKVKNFVSPPPPLKRQIMLASYRVAAQMNKLDYTLSKLQAYDRQLFEKVVNSLTEGDRSRAAMYANEVAEVRRMTKVIMTVRYALEKVKLRLDTTLIMGDVNADLAPAIVALKQVAGYLRGTMPDVFTDLMDIDEELQTAVTQYTSGAVPMFDNEFVTDEAQKILKEASIVAEQRMKQEFPELPSVEGAPTSTTQQGSATAGASK, from the coding sequence GTGAGCGGCATAGAGAGCTGGTCCAAGAGGTGGAACGAGGAACCCAAGAGGGAGACGATAGCCGAGAAGGTCAAGAACTTCGTGTCCCCGCCCCCGCCTCTTAAGAGGCAGATCATGCTTGCCAGCTACAGGGTAGCCGCGCAGATGAACAAGCTTGACTACACACTCAGCAAGCTGCAGGCCTACGACAGGCAGCTATTCGAGAAAGTAGTAAACAGCCTGACTGAGGGCGACAGGAGCAGGGCCGCCATGTATGCCAACGAGGTCGCCGAGGTCAGGAGGATGACAAAGGTAATAATGACCGTCAGGTATGCGCTGGAGAAGGTGAAGCTTAGGCTCGACACGACCCTGATAATGGGCGACGTCAACGCTGACCTCGCGCCAGCCATAGTGGCCCTGAAGCAGGTTGCAGGGTACCTCAGGGGCACCATGCCAGATGTGTTCACTGACCTCATGGATATAGACGAGGAGCTGCAGACCGCCGTGACTCAGTACACCAGCGGCGCCGTGCCGATGTTCGACAACGAGTTCGTGACCGACGAGGCGCAGAAGATACTGAAGGAGGCCAGCATAGTGGCGGAGCAGAGGATGAAGCAGGAGTTCCCGGAGCTGCCCTCAGTGGAGGGCGCTCCAACGTCAACAACGCAGCAGGGGAGCGCCACAGCCGGAGCCTCAAAGTGA
- a CDS encoding helix-turn-helix domain-containing protein: MAGEDAVTEALRKALDLTLYEAKLYIALLQGAKDPKEASVMSGVPLPRIYDIVRVLESKGMVYREPNGWYKAVSPQSLAAMSIVKVEEDMRRKVKEIENAVKMLEKYEKPSQRSATIVKGFLNMISAAVDYFKGSTTVYVTVAYVLTSTEQLSKLLSSLLTYVTEVRVLAGLTSLQVPQIPGVKVWDGVNGIYLDSLVSKSAIMVILRDPTADEPVSLLVNDQLQAGFSFKSLSAIWQAKEQANGSTIEDL, from the coding sequence TTGGCCGGCGAGGACGCGGTGACAGAGGCGCTGAGGAAGGCGCTTGACCTAACGCTCTATGAGGCCAAGCTTTACATAGCGCTGCTCCAGGGGGCCAAGGATCCTAAGGAGGCCAGTGTCATGAGCGGCGTGCCCCTTCCAAGGATATACGACATCGTAAGGGTGCTCGAGTCCAAGGGCATGGTGTACAGGGAGCCCAACGGCTGGTACAAGGCGGTGAGCCCTCAGTCCCTTGCTGCCATGAGCATAGTTAAAGTTGAGGAGGACATGAGAAGGAAGGTAAAGGAGATTGAGAACGCCGTTAAGATGCTGGAGAAGTATGAGAAGCCGTCGCAGCGCTCAGCGACCATTGTGAAGGGATTCCTTAACATGATAAGTGCGGCCGTTGATTACTTCAAGGGCTCTACCACGGTTTATGTAACGGTAGCTTATGTACTTACAAGCACGGAGCAGCTTAGCAAGCTCCTCAGCTCTCTCTTAACCTACGTGACTGAGGTCAGAGTCCTCGCAGGGCTCACATCACTGCAGGTGCCGCAGATACCGGGCGTTAAGGTTTGGGACGGCGTCAACGGCATATACTTGGACTCCCTCGTCTCTAAGTCAGCGATTATGGTGATCTTAAGGGATCCCACAGCTGATGAACCCGTGAGCCTCTTGGTTAACGATCAGCTGCAGGCGGGCTTCTCTTTTAAGTCGCTCAGCGCTATTTGGCAGGCCAAGGAGCAGGCTAATGGGTCGACCATCGAGGACCTCTAG
- the rgy gene encoding reverse gyrase — MPTLLPVYERMCPNCGREITADRLEKGLPCKECLPTEINTNDVIEIGLELSRRGNLKGYNFLYIMERDFREFSKFFEEKYGFKLSSAQRSWARRLLSNESFSIVAPTGVGKTTLLMAYAAFMSSKRGQKVIYIVPTENLVVQTAERLSLMLGDGVVFYYSSMPKGQRDEMLERIKGGKFSVTVITPGFMTRNFDVLKASAPFDIMVVDDVDSLLRNSKNIDRALMLIGFDEETIQTALKVVQERLELAALEASGRGEERIKQLQGDISSLTLKITEKVLEGHKGQLVIASATGRPKGIKHLIFRELLGFEVGGGTDYLRNVIDSYIVTSNVVGTAVEVVRKLGKGGIIFVSQALGKAYVKELVARLSESNVRAVQALTNSRRAVEKLASGEADVAIGVASRYGTLVRGLDLPEVIRYAVFLGTPAIRVELGTALLSPRRLLRALLFLEERDQSFKGYREKLEGLLKSYNVDSNVVAAAIRGQLEARGRLEELKELVLEASAKAAQALSGMLSEDGQVLRIGTMVLRREGDKVWLYSPDAPSYLQASGRTSRLFRGAMTKGLSVVIDSIKDLIDAMQDRLRWMSQASFVEFSSLKLDEVMHDIEESRKETGNRKTVNIVTELIVVESPTKAKTIANFWGRPARRSEGRVNIYETTVVDQETSTVHLIMITASKGHIYDLVVEGSTENNSIFGVRFNEHIEPLYATIKRCLSCGYQFTEDVDRCPRCGSTAIIDSKGVADTLRKLATQVDRVIIMTDPDREGEKIAWDLYLTMRPYNQSIYRSAFHEVTPGAFMEALRHPGNIAINLVNAQIARRIDDRWIGFTTSQYLWLVMNKNWLGAGRVQTPVLGWIISRYNEYKDVMGYKVRALLPSGTPVIFYTKSSEDAEEASKLNVAAAITERVWQEDSNPMPPYTTDEMIFDASAKLGYSAELTMKLAQDLFYSGLITYHRTDSTRISEAGMQVARQYLESHGLGSYFKPRSWGTGGAHEAIRPTRPLSAEEVERAILDGSLRVPMALSGAHYRLYQLIFERFLASQMVPATLEKASVTLRLGKLSQSLEVVTSIVKDGYTAITKPKVEGWVQREAGKEYEVPLSNVVMFKGSLVQPYRSGDVVMLMKKKNIGRPSTYAKVIEANIRHGYVIETKRLRFLIPTRLGIEVYKLLSSSPFSTLLDEEASRRLEEGLDLIELGSQDPAKFVLALRDELYRKLSEVNLRLK; from the coding sequence GTGCCAACCCTGCTGCCAGTATATGAAAGAATGTGTCCTAACTGCGGAAGGGAAATAACAGCTGACAGACTTGAGAAGGGCCTCCCCTGCAAGGAGTGTCTCCCTACGGAGATCAACACTAATGATGTGATAGAGATAGGCCTGGAGCTCTCAAGAAGGGGGAACCTCAAGGGGTACAACTTCCTCTACATAATGGAGAGGGACTTCAGGGAGTTCTCGAAGTTCTTTGAGGAGAAGTACGGCTTCAAGCTCTCGAGCGCGCAGAGGAGCTGGGCTAGGAGACTCCTCTCGAATGAGAGCTTCTCCATAGTAGCCCCCACTGGGGTAGGCAAGACAACTCTCCTGATGGCATACGCCGCCTTCATGTCATCCAAGAGGGGGCAGAAGGTCATCTACATAGTTCCAACGGAGAACCTAGTCGTTCAGACAGCCGAGAGGCTGTCCTTGATGCTAGGGGATGGGGTGGTATTCTACTACAGCAGCATGCCGAAGGGCCAGAGGGACGAGATGCTGGAGAGAATAAAGGGCGGGAAGTTTTCGGTGACTGTCATAACTCCAGGATTTATGACTAGGAACTTTGACGTATTGAAGGCCTCGGCACCATTCGACATAATGGTAGTTGACGACGTCGACAGTCTTCTGAGAAACAGCAAGAACATAGACAGGGCCCTGATGCTCATAGGGTTTGACGAGGAGACCATCCAGACCGCCTTGAAGGTGGTCCAGGAGAGGCTGGAGCTGGCAGCCCTTGAGGCCTCAGGTAGGGGCGAGGAGAGAATTAAGCAGCTGCAGGGTGACATAAGCTCGCTCACACTCAAGATAACAGAGAAGGTCCTCGAGGGGCACAAGGGCCAGCTGGTGATAGCCTCTGCTACGGGCAGGCCGAAGGGCATCAAACACCTGATCTTCAGGGAGCTCCTGGGCTTTGAGGTGGGAGGGGGCACTGATTACCTCAGGAATGTGATTGACAGCTATATAGTAACGTCGAACGTTGTTGGCACTGCTGTAGAGGTTGTCAGGAAGCTGGGCAAGGGAGGCATCATATTCGTCTCTCAGGCCCTCGGGAAGGCCTACGTTAAGGAGCTCGTTGCAAGGTTAAGCGAATCTAACGTAAGAGCCGTACAGGCGCTTACGAACTCGCGGAGGGCCGTTGAGAAGCTCGCCTCGGGCGAGGCCGACGTCGCGATAGGCGTAGCGAGCAGGTATGGGACTCTCGTCAGGGGCTTAGATCTGCCTGAGGTGATAAGGTACGCGGTATTCCTCGGCACTCCAGCCATCAGGGTTGAGCTTGGCACAGCCCTGCTCTCGCCCAGGAGGCTCCTGAGGGCCCTCCTCTTCCTTGAGGAGAGGGACCAGAGCTTCAAGGGGTACAGGGAGAAGCTTGAGGGCCTCTTGAAGAGCTATAACGTTGACAGTAACGTAGTGGCAGCTGCAATAAGGGGGCAACTGGAGGCCAGGGGGAGGCTTGAGGAGCTGAAGGAGCTAGTGCTTGAGGCCTCAGCCAAGGCAGCCCAGGCGCTCTCGGGCATGCTGAGTGAGGACGGCCAGGTGCTTAGGATAGGCACGATGGTGCTCAGGAGGGAGGGTGACAAGGTGTGGCTGTACTCACCTGACGCACCGTCCTATCTTCAGGCCAGCGGGAGGACAAGCAGGCTGTTCCGCGGTGCCATGACGAAGGGTCTCTCGGTGGTCATTGATAGCATTAAGGATCTAATCGATGCTATGCAGGACAGGCTCAGGTGGATGAGCCAGGCCTCGTTTGTGGAGTTCAGCTCGCTTAAGCTGGACGAGGTCATGCATGATATTGAGGAGAGCAGAAAGGAGACCGGCAACAGAAAGACCGTTAACATAGTCACGGAGCTCATAGTTGTGGAGTCTCCAACAAAAGCGAAGACTATAGCTAACTTCTGGGGCAGGCCTGCCAGGAGGTCTGAGGGAAGGGTCAACATTTATGAGACCACGGTGGTTGACCAGGAGACAAGCACTGTGCACCTCATAATGATAACGGCCTCTAAGGGCCACATCTACGACCTTGTGGTCGAGGGCAGCACAGAGAACAACAGTATATTTGGAGTCAGGTTCAACGAGCACATAGAGCCTCTCTACGCTACAATTAAGAGGTGCCTGAGCTGCGGCTACCAGTTCACGGAGGACGTTGACAGGTGCCCAAGGTGTGGCTCCACCGCAATAATTGACTCAAAGGGCGTGGCTGACACGCTTAGGAAGCTGGCCACGCAGGTCGATAGGGTCATAATAATGACTGACCCTGACAGGGAGGGTGAGAAGATAGCCTGGGACCTCTACCTGACAATGAGGCCCTACAACCAGAGCATATACAGAAGCGCCTTCCACGAGGTCACGCCAGGCGCCTTCATGGAGGCCCTGAGGCACCCAGGCAACATAGCCATCAACCTAGTTAACGCACAGATAGCCAGGAGGATAGATGACAGGTGGATAGGCTTTACGACAAGCCAGTACCTGTGGCTTGTTATGAACAAGAACTGGCTCGGGGCCGGCAGGGTTCAGACGCCCGTGCTGGGGTGGATTATAAGCAGGTATAACGAGTATAAGGATGTCATGGGCTATAAGGTCAGAGCGCTCCTGCCGTCTGGCACGCCTGTAATTTTCTACACTAAGTCGTCTGAGGACGCCGAGGAGGCATCAAAGCTCAACGTTGCAGCTGCCATCACCGAGAGAGTGTGGCAGGAGGACTCAAACCCAATGCCACCCTACACCACTGATGAGATGATATTTGACGCCTCAGCAAAGCTTGGGTACTCGGCAGAGCTCACTATGAAGCTTGCCCAGGACCTCTTCTATTCAGGCCTCATAACGTACCACAGAACTGACTCAACAAGAATATCAGAGGCCGGCATGCAGGTGGCCAGGCAGTACCTGGAGTCTCATGGACTTGGCAGCTACTTCAAGCCCAGGAGCTGGGGCACGGGCGGGGCGCACGAGGCCATAAGGCCCACGAGGCCGTTAAGCGCAGAGGAGGTTGAGAGGGCGATACTTGATGGCTCCCTGAGGGTCCCCATGGCCCTCTCTGGAGCCCACTACAGGCTATACCAGCTGATATTTGAGAGGTTCTTGGCGAGTCAGATGGTGCCGGCCACCCTTGAGAAGGCCTCCGTGACCCTGAGGCTCGGGAAGCTCTCCCAGAGCCTTGAGGTGGTGACCTCAATCGTCAAGGATGGCTACACTGCTATAACGAAGCCGAAGGTAGAGGGCTGGGTTCAAAGGGAGGCAGGCAAGGAGTATGAGGTGCCGTTGAGCAACGTGGTTATGTTCAAGGGGAGCCTGGTGCAGCCCTACAGGAGTGGCGACGTTGTGATGCTGATGAAGAAGAAGAACATAGGCAGGCCCAGCACATATGCGAAAGTGATAGAGGCTAACATAAGGCACGGCTACGTGATTGAGACCAAGAGGCTGAGGTTCCTCATACCGACGCGCCTTGGTATAGAGGTCTACAAGCTGTTGAGCAGCTCGCCGTTTAGCACACTGCTAGACGAGGAGGCCAGCAGGCGCTTGGAGGAGGGCCTTGACTTGATAGAGTTGGGCTCTCAGGACCCGGCGAAGTTTGTGCTGGCGCTCAGGGACGAGCTCTACAGGAAGCTGAGCGAAGTCAACCTCAGGCTGAAGTGA
- the panB gene encoding 3-methyl-2-oxobutanoate hydroxymethyltransferase has protein sequence MAEREKVTVRKVVGMKGKKPIVAITAYDYPTAKIVDEAGVDIILVGDSLSMVMLGNPSTLQVDMHDMLRHTAAVARAQPRALLVADMPFLSYEASVTEAVKNAGEFLRVGADAVKLEGGSDYVDVVKAMGRAGIPVMGHVGLTPQKHKLLGGYRLMGKSAGEARSIIDDAQAIAEAGAFSIVIEYTASEVAAEITKRVSVPTICIGSGPACDGQILVIHDVLGLSDASPPFAKRYVDLRSIMLSAVKAYKSEVEEGKFPQDGMYWHMKEGEHERLAELLKGKSVTSA, from the coding sequence GTGGCTGAGAGGGAGAAGGTCACCGTGCGCAAGGTAGTTGGAATGAAGGGGAAGAAGCCAATAGTGGCGATAACAGCCTATGACTACCCAACTGCTAAGATCGTTGATGAGGCTGGCGTTGACATTATATTAGTTGGCGACTCGCTCTCGATGGTCATGCTTGGCAACCCATCAACCCTTCAGGTCGACATGCATGACATGCTGAGGCACACCGCGGCTGTGGCAAGGGCGCAGCCAAGGGCCCTCTTAGTGGCAGACATGCCGTTCCTGAGCTATGAGGCCAGCGTCACTGAGGCTGTCAAGAATGCGGGCGAGTTCCTTAGAGTGGGGGCCGACGCCGTTAAGTTGGAGGGCGGCTCAGACTACGTTGACGTTGTGAAGGCTATGGGCAGGGCAGGGATACCGGTCATGGGGCACGTGGGCCTCACGCCGCAGAAGCACAAGCTGCTCGGGGGCTACAGGCTCATGGGCAAGTCGGCGGGCGAGGCCAGGTCTATCATAGATGACGCCCAGGCAATAGCTGAGGCTGGGGCCTTCTCCATAGTTATAGAGTACACGGCCTCTGAGGTCGCTGCTGAGATAACTAAGAGGGTGAGCGTGCCAACCATATGTATAGGCTCAGGGCCAGCATGTGACGGTCAGATCCTTGTAATCCATGATGTACTTGGCCTCTCCGACGCCTCACCGCCCTTCGCTAAACGCTACGTTGACCTAAGGTCCATAATGCTGAGCGCTGTGAAGGCATATAAGAGCGAGGTTGAGGAGGGCAAGTTCCCTCAGGATGGCATGTACTGGCACATGAAGGAGGGGGAGCACGAGAGGTTGGCTGAGCTGCTCAAGGGAAAGTCGGTCACTTCAGCCTGA